Within Bacteroidota bacterium, the genomic segment CTTGAGAGGCCCTGATGGCGCAGAAACGCTGTTCTGCTACTGTTACCTCCTCACATCGAGTCATTCCCGACCCTGATCGGGAATCCAGAAGGCGTACTACAAGCTCTGGATTCCCGCCTGCGCGGGAATGACGGCTGTTTTGAGGAGAACGCTGAGACCTAACCGAGTCCATAACATGCTCTAGACGCGAGCCACTCCCATTCGTAACCCGACATTCGCCACTCGGCACTGAAAAAGGGCTGCCCCCGGAAGAGAGCAGCCCTGTAGGTTGTGGCGCGGCAGTCGAGGTCAGCCTGCGTTCGTGACCTCCTGGGCCTGGAGCCCTTTGCGGCCCTCGCCGACGATGAACTCCACCTTCTGCCCCTCGTCGAGGCTGCGGTAGCCGTCCATCTTGATCTCGCTGTAGTGGACGAAAATGTCGCCGCCGGACTCGCGCTCGATGAAGCCGAAGCCCTTGTCGGCGTTGAACCACTTGACCGTGCCGGTCTCGCGTTCTCCCATGGTACTGGTGCGTCTTGCGTGATTGGATACGGGAGCAGAGGTACTTTCGAGGTCCGGCTTGCCAATCGAGAGACCGAGGTGCTAGCGGAGATCGACCGTCTGCTTACAGCGTCAAAGTATGCATTCTCCACGAATCAAACAAAGAAATATGCCTCGGCCGCACATTTTCTGCCCATAACCCATGCCACTGGGCCGCCTCCACGTCCTCACCGACTTCACCTTTCAGCAGCGATTCTCCCACGCCGACCTCGCCGCGCGGGCCGTCGCTGGTGGGGCGGACACCGTCCAGTTCCGCCAGAAAACCGGTCCGGTCCGCGCTCGTCTTCACGAGGCTGAGTGCACCGCCGCCGTCTGCCGCGCAGCCGGGGTCCTGCTCCTCATCAACGACGACCTCGCGCTCGCGCAGGCCGTCGGCGCGGCCGGCGTGCACCTCGGGCAGCAGGACCTGCCGGTGACCGTCGCCCGGCGCATCCTCGGACCGGACGCCGTCGTCGGCGCGACCGTCACAACCGTCGCGCAAGCCCGCAAGGCTGAGGCGGAAGGGGCGAGCTACCTCGGCTTCGGCCCTGTCTTCCCGACCCGCTCGAAGCGCAACCCAGCCTCGGTGAAGGGGCTCGATGGACTGGGTGCCGTGTGCGAGGCAGTTCAGATTCCCACCGTCGGGATCGCGGGGATGACGCCGGAGCGGGTCGCGTCCGTACTCCGCGCCGGGGCGTACGGCGTCGCCGCGATGACAGCGGTCACGGCGGCCGACGATCCCGAGGCCGCAACGGCTGCCTTCCGTGCTGCACTAGACGCCGCCACTGGCAAGGCGGGAGGGTGAGCGAAAAATGAGTTGCTCCGGTGTAGTTTTTGACTGCTCCTCTGCGATGTTCGCGCTCTGCCGCCAGGGAAATCCATGGACCGCCTCTACGCTAATCAGTTTTTGCTGACGCCGTCTCCCTCCGCCGTTCCAGAGGAGTGGCAGACTCAACCGGTCGGCGGTCAGCACCTAGCCCACTGTCCGACGATCCCCATTCGCAACCTCACGCTGAATGCGGGCGAGCACCCCCACGAGCGGGGACTCCTTGTCGGTTGGACGCCCGGACTTTTGGCAGCACCTGATGCTCCCCAGGCCGCGCTATCGGTCCGTTCGGAGGAACTCGGCGACCTGGGAGGGCGCTGGGTGTTCGTCCACGAAGCCGGCGTCCGGCTAGACCCGGCCGGCTCGTTCTCTGTCGTCTACAGCGCCGAGCACCGGACGGCGGCGTCGTCTCCGGCGGTGATGCCTCCAGATCAGCTGGAGGCCGACACCAATCTAGAGCGAGCCATCGGCCTACCCGAGGAGCGGGCGTGGTACCCGTTTGGCCTGACCCCGTACCGCAACGTTCGGCGTCTCCTGCCCGGCCACCTCCTTCCGTTCGACACGTTCGAGCCCGTCCGGCTTCCACGCTCGCCTAGCCTCGTGGGGGACGACAACGCGCTGCTCGACTGCATCGCGCAGCGGCTCCGGGAGCAGGCCCTCACCCTGGTCGCAGGGTGCGGCCTCAGCATTCCACTCACCGCCGGAGTCGATACGCGGATGATACTTGCGTCGCTCCGCGACCACACCGAGTCTATCTGGAGCTTCACCTTCCAGGCTGGTTCGCGCCCAGGGCTCGACGTGTTCACCGCTGGCTACCTCGCCGAGCGACTCGGCTTGGATCACCACGTTTTACCCAGGGTTCGCTCGGACGAGGTCGAGAGGCGGTGGTTCGAGCGCACGGGGCGCAGCGTGGCAGCAGGCTCCCTTCGCAACGCCGGAGCTACGGCCCAGCTACCTCGCGACCGCGTCTACCTGAAGGGCATAGCCGGCGAGCTAGGTCGAGGCTTCTACTACCGACCCGGCGACCGGCCCGGCATGTCGCTGTCGGTGGAGGAGATCGTGACCCGGCTTCGTCTCCCGCCGCACGAGACGGTGCTCAGTGCCGGCCGGCATTGGCTAGAGGGGGCGCAGACTGAGGCGAGCGATGCCTTTGAGCTCCTAGACATGCTCTACCTCGAAAACAGACTTGGGTGCTGGGCCGCTCCCATCCTTCTGGGAAACACCGTGCCGCCGGTAAGCATCTGGCCGCAGAACCAACGTACAGTTCTGGAGGCTATGCGCGCGTTGTCCCCCGAAACGAAGCGGCAGCAGAGCGCGGGGCTTCGCGTGGTTGAGCGGCTTTGGCCGGACCTGCTGACGGTGCCCATCAACACACCCTTCGGGGCCTTCAAGCGCGAGAAGCGAATGAAACGGATACGGCAAAAGGTGAGGCGTCTCACCAAGCGGAGCAGAGGGTGAGAGCGTTCAGGCTTCGTCCCTGAGGCCACGTCCCTGCATCCGATCCTCCGTGCTTCCGCTCCTGTCACGCGCCCCACCACGAGCGGTCGAGCGACCGGTACTGCACCGCCTCAGCCAGGTGCGCCGGCGCGATCCGGCTATCCCCAGCCAGGTCGGCGATCGTCCGCGCCACCTTCAGCATCCGGTCGTAGGCCCGCGCTGAGAGCCCGAGCCGCGTCAGCGCCATCTTCATCAGCGCCTCGCCCTCGGCGCAGAGCGCGCAGTGCTCCCGGACGAGGCGCGACCCCATCTGCGCGTTCGCGTAGACGCCGCCCGCCTCGGCGAAGCGCGCGGCCTGGCGCTCGCGTGCGGCGACGACGCGGGCGCGCACCGCCTCCGACGACTCGCCCGGCGCCCGGCGGTTGAGTTCGTCGAACGGGACCGGCGTGACCTCGACGTGGAGGTCGATGCGGTCGAGGAGCGGGCCGGAGATTTTGGCGAGGTAGCGCTGGACCTGCGGCGGCGCGCACACGCACGCCCTCGACGGATCGTTCAGATGTCCGCACGGGCACGGGTTCATCGAGGCTACGAGCATGAAACGCGCGGGGTATTCGACGGTGCAGCGGGCGCGGGCCAGCGTGATCTGCCCCTCCTCCAGCGGCTGCCGCATCACCTCCAGCACCTGACGCCGGAATTCGGGCAGCTCGTCGAGGAAGAGCACGCCGTTGTGGGCGAGCGAGATCTCGCCGGGGAGCGGATTCGAGCCGCCGCCGCAGAGCCCAGCGTCGGAGATCGTGTGGTGCGGCGAGCGGAAGGGGCGCGTGGCGACCAGCCCGTGCTGCGCCGACCCGTTGAGCGCGCCGCCGACGCTGTGGATCTTCGTCGTCTCCAGCGCCTCGTCCGGGCTCAGCGGCGGGAGGATCGTCGGCATCCGGCGGGCGAGCATCGTCTTGCCCGCGCCGGGCGGCCCGATCAGGAGCGCATTGTGCCCGCCCGCCGCGGCCACTTCGAGCGCCCGCTTGACGTTCTCCTGCCCCCGCACGTCGGCGAAGTCGACCGGGTAGTGCCGCGCCTCGTCGAAGAGGCGGTCGAGGTCGCGGCGGAAGGGCGCGCCGGGGCCGTCGGCGAGAAGCGTGACGGCGTCGCGCAGTGTAGCGACGGGGTACACGTCGAGCCCCTCGACGACGGCGGCCTCGGCGGCGTTGGCTTCGGGGACGAGCATAGCCGGCTTGCCTTCGCGCCGCGCGCGTACCGCCGCCGGGAGCACCCCGCGCACCGCGCGCAGGGAGCCGTCGAGCGACAACTCGCCGAGCGCGAACAGGGTGCCGAGCCGCTCCTGAGGAACGAGGCCGCTGGCGGCGAGGAGTCCGAGGGCAATCGGGAGATCGAACGCCGCGCCCTCCTTGCGCACGTCGGCCGGGGCGAGGTTGACGGTGATCGCCCCGCGCGGGACGGGCAGGCCGGAGTTCTTGAGCGCCGCCCACACCCGGTCGCGGCTCTCGCGCACGGCCCCGTCGGGGAGCCCGACGACGGTCCACTTCGGAAGGCCGGGCTCGGTGTGGGTCTCGATCTCGATGGGGAGGGCGTCGACGCCGAGGACGGTGGCGCTCCAGACGTGGGACAGCATCGCGGCAGGGGTTGGTGGAGGGTCTCACCCCCATAGACCCCGCCGCTGGCCCGGCGTAACCTCCTGCCAGAAGTCTTATGGACCGGCCACGCGCTGCGCCAACTGGTATCCGATGAAGCCCGTCACGCCGAACATGATGGCGTAGAGCGTGTCGTCGTAGGTCTCCCCGGCAACAAGCTCGACGAGGAGCGCCGGAATTCCGGCCCCCAGCCCGCCCGCGACGGCGAACACGACGGCGTAGACAGTCCAGAGAGTGAGGGCACGGGGGATGCTGAGGCGAGAAGAGGTCATCGAGGGCTTCGGATCGTGAGCCGCAAGATAGAGCCCGCGCTCAAAACGCGATGCTCATGCCGCCGCCGGCAGTAAACCCGCTGAAGCTGCCGAGCGTGTAGACGAACCGCCCCGTCAGGTGTAGCCGCTCCCCGACCCGGACGGTCGGCACCAGGCCGAGGTCGGTGAGCGTCTGGCCTTCGGGGACGAGCGCGCTCTCGCCGTAGATCCGCGCGCGTGCCAGCACGCCCAGGCGAAGCACCGGCGCAACCTCGATCTGCCCGGTGGCTGCGACCAGCAGCTGCGTCGGCACGGCGGTCTCCGCTGCCGTCCCGCCCAGCACGGTCGCCTGCGGCAGACGCCCCTCGCCCCGCGACTGGTACCGGGCCAGCACGCGCACCTCGTGCCGCCCGACGAGTTGCAGGTACTGCATCGCCGCCGAGACCGTGTTGCCCGGCTCATACTCGATGGCACCCCACGAGTCGGTCCCGTTCAGCGCATACGAGACATCCAGCGAAACAGATGACAGGTCAGTGACCTTGAGATCGGTCCCGCCGGTGAGCAACACCTCTTCGCCCGGATCGTACTGGTCTAGCTCGTCGGCGAGGGGCTCGTACGGCCCTCGGTACTGGTACGACGCGCCGAGCCCGAGGGCAACGCGGTCGCTCAGGGGAAAAGCGTAGGTGACGGCGGGCGCGACGCGGAGCCCCTGTCCGAAGGTCGGCACCCGGAAGTCGTACACGGTCTGGCTCGCGCGCGTGGCCGCCTCGAACTCCTCGAACGTCAGCGCGCTGCTGCCCGTGTTGGCGTTGAAGCCCAGGCTCAGCACCACGCTGCCGTCCCCGACCGGCTGGAAGTAGCTCGCCACGAACTGCACGTCGCCGAAGGCAGAGAGGGTTTCGATCTCGCTCCCGCTCACGGCGGCGTAGTTGGCGTTCAGCCCCAGCGCCACGTTTGCGCCGAGGGGGAGGTAGACGCCGAGCGGCACGCTCACTTCGGCGAGGTCTTGCCCCTCGTCGGTGAAGCGCTGGTAGACCCCTTCGAGGCTGACCCGGACGGACTGCCGGTCCCCGCCCGCGTAGAGCGCCGACGGCTCGGGCTGTCCGAGCACAGCAGGCGCAAGGGTGAGCAAGAAGAGGAGCGCGAGGTGTCGCACGTCGTTCGAGGGGCTAGCGGAGCACGGCGACGCGGCGTGTGGCCGAGGCACCGGCTGCGCGGAGGCGAACGAGGTAGACGCCGCTGGCGGCGAGGCGGCCTGAGCCGTCGCGCCCGTCCCACACGGCGGTGTGGGGCCCGGCCTCGTGGGCGGCGTCGGCGAGCACGCGGACGCGGCGGCCGAGGAGATCAAAGACTTCGAGCGTGGCAGGGCCGCGCCTAGCGAGGCGGTAGCGCATCGTGGTCTGCGCGGCGAAGGGGTTGGGGAAGCCCGCGTCGAGCGCGAACGCGACCGGCTCCAGCGGCGCGCCCTCGCTCCCGGCCTCGGCGAAGGATTCGGTCCCGGCAATTATGCGGAGCCGGCGCACCGGCGCGTCCGGCCCGAGGGTGACCTCGAACGTGCCGCCGTCCACGTCGATGCCCGTCCCGAGGTCGCGGTCGATGACCCAGAGGCCGAAGCCGGGCCGCCGCGCGCCCTCTTCGGCGAGCGACAGCGTGACGCGGCGCGGCGCGCCGAGCAGGTCCTCCGACGCCGTGACCTCCACCTCCCAGAATGTGCCGTCGGTGGGCGTGGGCCGGAGGCTGCGCGTCCAAGAGGTGCCCTCGCCGAGCACGCTGACGCGCAGGTGATCGCCGATAGGCGGCGGCTCGCGGAGACTGGGCGCTACGCCCTCGGCAAACCCGACCACGTTCAGGGTATCCGCGTAGGCTTCGGACCGTCCGCTCAGGCGCACGGTGTAGGACGCCGACACGGGTAAGGCTTCGCGGCCGACGCCCGCCTCGCGCGGCAGCACCCTGAGGGTGACAGGCCGGTCCTCGTTGTTCGACACGAAGTAGCCCTCCCACGGCTTCAGCCGCGTCACCTCGACGTAGGGCGAGACCCCATCGTAGCGGACCGGCAGGCTCACGTCTCCGTCGGCGAGAACGTCAGCCCAGTCCACGGGGAAGGCGTAGGGGTTCCCGATCTGGTTGAAACCCGGCTGCAGAACGATCGGGGCTAGCGAGTCGGGGTTGGTGGAGTTCGCCAGGTCCACGTCGAACGCGCCGCCCGTCGCCGCAGCGACCCAGAAGGCGTCGCCGCTCGTGATGGCCTGGTCGGGCGACAGCTCGTACCGCTCCAGCGCGGGCTGCCAGCGCGCTGCGCGCCACCGAGCCGCGTCCGGCCTGCCCAGGTCATCCTCCAGAATCTCCCGGACCGACTGCACCTCGATGTCGGCAGGGACCGAGACCATCCGGTACGTGCGGGGGACGAGGCCTGCGTCGGCCCTGAACGAGCCGAGGAAAATGGGCAAGCGGACGGGGTTCTCCGCCGGGTCTTCCTCGGGAAAGGTGAGCACCTCGCTGCCGTCGAACAGCTCGCCGTAGAGGTCGAGGCCGCGCACGGTCAGGGCGTCGGCCGGGATCTCGACGGTGAACACGAGGCCGTTTTCCGGTTCTACGGCGACCGCTGTGTACGCGCTCGTCCCGGTGACGCGGTAGAAGAGCGTGCCGCTGAGGGTACTGACCTCGCGGGAGGTGACCGTCACCTGGAGCGGCTCGCCGACGACCGGCAGCAGGCGGTTCACCTCGACGACGAAGTCCTCGTAGCAGAAAACGGTGACGTCGTTGCAGGATGCTTGCGCCTGCACGCTCGGCGCGGCGGCACACGCGAGGGCGACGAGCAGGCACCAGGTTCGGTTGATGGAGCGCATACTCATCGGGGTCGGTTGCCGCCGGGCGGGCCGGGCGGGCCGGGAAGCGGCTCGAAGGTGACCCCACTCCCCGTCGCCCCTTCGCCAGCCGGGTTGCGGGAGGTGCCCCCGGGCAGGAAGGTCGAACCCACGCTGTCGTTGAGGCGCTGGAGCCGGCTGCCGACCAGGTCGATCCGTCTAACGTTTCCGAGCGTCCGCGCCGCGGCCAGTCCTTTCCCGACGGACCCGCCGGCTCGCTCGACGGCCCGGGCCTGCTCGGCGCGTGCCGCGGCCTCGCCGAACCCGGGGTCGCGCTTGACGGCGGCCTGGTAGGCGCTGGCAGCAGCGGCGAAGTTACCGTCGTCCTCCTCCTGGAGCCCGCGCGCGTAGAGCAGGAACGCCTGGAGGTTGCGCGTCGGCACCACGTCGAGCGCGGCGCGCTCTTCGGGCGAGAGCGTCACGCCGATCTGATCGACAATCCCGAGGACCACCTCCCGCTTCAGCCGGAACAGCCGGTTGAGGTCGTCGGTGCGCGTCTGGAGGGCGGGCTCCGGCTCGTCGAGGTCCCAGAGGGCGGCGTCGACGCGGAGGTCGCCGTCGCTCACGTCGAAGGAGCCGCCGACGGCGCGCCCGGCGCGGAGCAGGCGGCCGAGGCGCGGCGTGGTGCGCTGGTCGAACGCGGCACGCTGCGCGAGCGACAGTTCGTCGAGCAGTGCCTGGAGCCGCACCCGCTCAACGACCTGCAACCCTCCGATGCGTGCCAGGTCGGCCGTCACCATCTCGCCGAGACCCCGACCGAGAGCCATGAACTGCGGGTCGCTGCCGAGGTAGGCGAACGGAAACACCGCCACGACGCCCGGCGGCCCGGTGTCGCTCCCGAGCGTGTCCTCGCGCGCCACGAGATCGCCGACCTCCTCGCGGAGGCGCTCCCGCGTCAGCCACTCGTAGCGCCCCTGCAGCAGCGGCCGGAACGGCGACCGAGGCGAGACGCGGACGAACTGCCCGTGGAAGCGAATGGCCTCGTCGCGGCTCCCCTCGGCTTCGAGCGTGAGGCCGAGGTAGTAGACAGTTTTGGGGTCGCTGCTGTCATCAACGTACGCCTGGCGGAGGTACCCCTCCGCCTCGCCGAAGCGCTCGGCTTGGGCGAGGAGCACGCCGAGGTCGCGGCGCACCCGCACGTTGTCGGGCCGGCGGACGAGGTCGGCTTGCGCGCGCGTGATCGCCCGGTCGAGCGCGCCTTCGTCGGTCGCCACGCCGGCCGGGGCGCACGCGGCCAGCAGGCCGGCGGCCAGCAGCGCGAGCAGCGAGCGGAGCATCAGCGGGCGGGAGCAGACGAGCATGAGCGGCAGCGCTAGAGGATCATCCTAGGAGCAGACGCAGACTGTCGGCACGCTCGCGGGCGCGGGTGTAGCCCGGGTCGTGCTCCAGCGCCTCGATGAACTTGTCGTAGGCCTCCTGGTACCGCTCCTGGTCGATCAGGCTGAGGCCCTCGGAGTAGGCCAGCATGGCATCGGCGGAGCGTGTCGCACCGCTCCCCCCCTGCTCTGCCAGTTCCACGTCGATGGCATCGGCCACGCGCTCGGAGA encodes:
- the thiE gene encoding thiamine phosphate synthase — translated: MPLGRLHVLTDFTFQQRFSHADLAARAVAGGADTVQFRQKTGPVRARLHEAECTAAVCRAAGVLLLINDDLALAQAVGAAGVHLGQQDLPVTVARRILGPDAVVGATVTTVAQARKAEAEGASYLGFGPVFPTRSKRNPASVKGLDGLGAVCEAVQIPTVGIAGMTPERVASVLRAGAYGVAAMTAVTAADDPEAATAAFRAALDAATGKAGG
- a CDS encoding FlgD immunoglobulin-like domain containing protein; translated protein: MRSINRTWCLLVALACAAAPSVQAQASCNDVTVFCYEDFVVEVNRLLPVVGEPLQVTVTSREVSTLSGTLFYRVTGTSAYTAVAVEPENGLVFTVEIPADALTVRGLDLYGELFDGSEVLTFPEEDPAENPVRLPIFLGSFRADAGLVPRTYRMVSVPADIEVQSVREILEDDLGRPDAARWRAARWQPALERYELSPDQAITSGDAFWVAAATGGAFDVDLANSTNPDSLAPIVLQPGFNQIGNPYAFPVDWADVLADGDVSLPVRYDGVSPYVEVTRLKPWEGYFVSNNEDRPVTLRVLPREAGVGREALPVSASYTVRLSGRSEAYADTLNVVGFAEGVAPSLREPPPIGDHLRVSVLGEGTSWTRSLRPTPTDGTFWEVEVTASEDLLGAPRRVTLSLAEEGARRPGFGLWVIDRDLGTGIDVDGGTFEVTLGPDAPVRRLRIIAGTESFAEAGSEGAPLEPVAFALDAGFPNPFAAQTTMRYRLARRGPATLEVFDLLGRRVRVLADAAHEAGPHTAVWDGRDGSGRLAASGVYLVRLRAAGASATRRVAVLR
- a CDS encoding CsgG/HfaB family protein — encoded protein: MLVCSRPLMLRSLLALLAAGLLAACAPAGVATDEGALDRAITRAQADLVRRPDNVRVRRDLGVLLAQAERFGEAEGYLRQAYVDDSSDPKTVYYLGLTLEAEGSRDEAIRFHGQFVRVSPRSPFRPLLQGRYEWLTRERLREEVGDLVAREDTLGSDTGPPGVVAVFPFAYLGSDPQFMALGRGLGEMVTADLARIGGLQVVERVRLQALLDELSLAQRAAFDQRTTPRLGRLLRAGRAVGGSFDVSDGDLRVDAALWDLDEPEPALQTRTDDLNRLFRLKREVVLGIVDQIGVTLSPEERAALDVVPTRNLQAFLLYARGLQEEDDGNFAAAASAYQAAVKRDPGFGEAAARAEQARAVERAGGSVGKGLAAARTLGNVRRIDLVGSRLQRLNDSVGSTFLPGGTSRNPAGEGATGSGVTFEPLPGPPGPPGGNRPR
- a CDS encoding YifB family Mg chelatase-like AAA ATPase yields the protein MLSHVWSATVLGVDALPIEIETHTEPGLPKWTVVGLPDGAVRESRDRVWAALKNSGLPVPRGAITVNLAPADVRKEGAAFDLPIALGLLAASGLVPQERLGTLFALGELSLDGSLRAVRGVLPAAVRARREGKPAMLVPEANAAEAAVVEGLDVYPVATLRDAVTLLADGPGAPFRRDLDRLFDEARHYPVDFADVRGQENVKRALEVAAAGGHNALLIGPPGAGKTMLARRMPTILPPLSPDEALETTKIHSVGGALNGSAQHGLVATRPFRSPHHTISDAGLCGGGSNPLPGEISLAHNGVLFLDELPEFRRQVLEVMRQPLEEGQITLARARCTVEYPARFMLVASMNPCPCGHLNDPSRACVCAPPQVQRYLAKISGPLLDRIDLHVEVTPVPFDELNRRAPGESSEAVRARVVAARERQAARFAEAGGVYANAQMGSRLVREHCALCAEGEALMKMALTRLGLSARAYDRMLKVARTIADLAGDSRIAPAHLAEAVQYRSLDRSWWGA
- a CDS encoding cold-shock protein — encoded protein: MGERETGTVKWFNADKGFGFIERESGGDIFVHYSEIKMDGYRSLDEGQKVEFIVGEGRKGLQAQEVTNAG